Genomic window (Oryza sativa Japonica Group chromosome 3, ASM3414082v1):
ATAATTATTGCAGCTTTATAAAGATCATACCAATCCAATAACCTAATCAGTATCCCTCTCTAAAGGCAAAAGGGAAGGTGAGATCTTGATCAGGATGGTCAATCACCCAATGATATTGCTGGTTACAAGGCAATTAGGGAGGGCATGATCAACATGATTATGATGACCTGTTTTGAGCCACAAGAATCCATGGCCGCTATCAGGACGTCTGTAAAGGAGACTACATAACCATATCAAGACTTTAACTTTATCCCACTTTGAAGAAAGAGAGTGTGAGAGAAAAATAATTACAACTGGATTATCAAATGACTCATGCATGTTGAACATGAGTTGAGTTTTGAATTATTTGTAGCAGGTTACAGAAGTCTGATATAAGTCTCAAAGTGGATTACAGCTGAATTTAATGATTAAGCATGGTAAAGATTGCCACAAGATCCAAGGCTAAAGGGAGTAAGTGCAAGAAAGTATATGGTACTGGTCCAATTGACGGCTCATGTGCATCTGTGGCCAGATCTAGATAGGTACAAAATACAAATGTACAATGGTACACAGAACTGAGAAAGGTGGGCAGATTGTCCTAGATGATGGATTTTGACCTGTCAAGTAGTAGATGCCTTCCCGTTGCTTTATGCGTTTTGATTGGGTCATGACTCATGAGACATTTCAAGATCTACACACAGATTTTCTTTACAAGCTATATATTTTTCGTTCATGAATAATACTACTAAAAACATTTTTATGTGCCCGCTTAGAACACATGGATTTCCAATGAAATAATTCAGTTCGTCATGGGGCAGAAAAATCCCAGCGGTTTGTCAATGCGAGAATTGTGCCGATGCAAATTGGATGGCCAGGAATTCTTACACGGTGTGAGTTAGAATCGCAAACCTAAATTTATCAGTTATATGTATTTAGAGTTGTGTATACTTTACACTTGTATTACAGTCGGTGGCCAGCTAGGCTTGCCAACTAGTGCAATCGTGTAAAGTTCGCCACTCTGTCAATATGTACCTGCTGCCCAACAAATGttaagggcctatttggttTGATTGTCACGGTGACCATGGAAAAATGTTGGCAAAGAAATCAGAGTTTCAGGGACAACTTGGTTTGATACTAAATTATGCTAAGTCAttcgcctttttttttcatccatttTTCAGATCCAAAAATGGCCAAGACATGGGCAGTCAACTTGGCCCCTGATTTTGGTTTCCCAACATTTCGCCTAGCTTTCTTGGGCTTCCTTGGAGCCaaactaagggcctgtttggtatagctccaactcctaaatttaactccaggagttgggtctagagtggagttatggagctgcctaaacccagctccacaactctagttcattttgtgagaaacctccacccagctccactctcagttttggtggagctaaaactgtttggctgagctccagctccaggaggggtggagctggagtgtagctgaagctggagctgtgccaaacagaccccAAATTATCTTAAGCTGTAGTAGTACTTGTCTGGGACTATTTAATCACAGGATGCCTATAAGCAAAGTCTGGGCTAGGCTGGTAAAAGAGGCCCAGTTCGGTTCGGGCCTAAAATATCTGCCAAAATCTGGGCCGGTACGGTGAACTGGGCCTACCGTTTTTAATCCATTCTCCGGCCCAGCTAACTTCAACAACACAAAGCCCAACCGCTGTACCAAGTGATATCATTATCAATTTATCATGACAATGTTCGTTAAtccctttttttagataatggagatATCACTGAGCAATGGTTAATCcgttctgaattctgatagACATAGAGGCTGCAACTGCCAGAGAGGCTAATCTGCAAATGCAGAGTTGCTGGGCTGTTTCTTTCCACCTACGATTTAGGACAGGCTACAACACTGATCTTAGTCCACCTGTCCCCTTGTTGCTTCGAGGTCTCCAGCTGCCGCTGCATTCTGATATGCCTGTGAGTGACATCAACAGCAACAATCAAGCAGAGAATGGGCCATGCCTCGTGGTGTTTTGCTTAACCATAtgtctgcaaaaaaaaaaaaaagttggggtTTTGAGTTTTTACCTCGCGGCTCAGCTTGATGCGCAGGTTGGCTTGCGAGGAGGGAGCTGGTGATGAGGCGTTCTCTGAAGATAAAAAAAGgagagtaaaaataaataactagtatttttcttttaaaatttcACAGCCAACAATTCTGGAACAGTCATTGTTTTACTGAACCTTGAGCTTGGGCTTGAGAGTCTCAACCGCGGCCTTTGAACCGTTGCTGTTTGCAGCTTGCTGAAGGAACTCCAGGATACAGGGTTAGATTCAGTCTGATGACATGCATGCCTGAATATTGGACTGATGATTTGTCATTTACCTTGCCAAGAACCCAGTCTGCGGAATCAAAGTAGGCGCGCTCATGGTCCTGCATTAGCACCAGGCCATGCAGCCAAAGGAATAGCTCAGATTCGCTTTCAGATATTTATCATATACTAGTACTGGATAGTCTAGATGCTGCATTTTTTTGAACTAACTACTATTACCAAAACTTGCACTCCCATCAGACTACATACTAGTACTACAAGATATCGGTATGTTCTTTATCTAGTGAGTTGAATAAAAACTGAAAACTTGATAcagcaataaataggatttgaaCACTATGAAACTGTAAGACTGACAAATGGCTACAAAATTTCAGAAACTGTATACCTTTGAAATCAGAGGCTTCTTTGGTGCAATCCCTCCATACTTCTTCTCAATGCACGCCTGCAATTCAAGATCACACTCTTTCACAAACCCCAAACACGTGCAGAACAAAGAGAacacccccccaaaaaaatccCATCTTGCTCTGACTGAAAGCAGCCGGAAACACTGAACTTTACTCCGGTGTACTAAGTGTACCAGAGATGAGGCTTATCCGTTCGCTCAAGAGGCCAAGAGGGTCAGGAGGACACTTCACTTCTCAATGCCGGTGCAGTGCAGACACAGACGCGGGCTTGTCCACTTGTCCAGTGAACCGAACGACGtgacaaacacacacacaaaagcaCACGCTAGAATGGTTTCGCGGCCGCAACACGAGATTGGACGAGACCGATCACGTAATCATGCCGCATCCGCATGGACGGCCGTCCCTTTCGATCGCCTCAAccaagcggaggaggaggggagggatcACGCTTATGAGACCCAACAAAATCTGCACAGCGTTTTGCACACCACCACCATCGTGTGGCTGCTCTTGATCCACCCAAAAGCAACATGTGACCGATCGATCTAGCGATGGCGATCCCCTAACAACGGAGCCGTGACAACGACACGATTCCTGAAGCCGTTGAGCGCCCCCGGTTCTGTTCCTACCTTCGCTACTGCTATCTCTCACGCATTGCCCATGCAGTATTGCAGTCATGCAGATGCTGGTTAGTTGCAGTGTTGCAGAGGTGAGATTCGCAGGAtcggtgaaagaaaaaaaaaagcagtggAGAAAAATGCAGGTgttaagtagtagtagtagtggtcAGTCATCTGTGTTCAGAGCCTCAGAGAGTGCTTGCAGTCAAATAGATTCTTGGGTTGGAAAGGAGATTAAGATCAGGTTGAAAGTTTAGTTTGCCTTTTTCGTCATTCATTCCTTGCTGGTAATTAATTAGTTTTGGTGTGTGCGGCTAAAGTGATTTCTTCTAGATGCATATAAATCTAAAGTAGTGCGGGTAAAGGGTAGTAATTGATAGTGCAGAATCTTTAATTGCTCACAGGTTTTGGAGAGTTGGTGTTGAGGACAAGTTAATTTTGGTGCACGTTAGGTAATGTTCTGGTGGTTACTTTCTTTAAACAGATTAAAAATTATTAACTAGTTAATTAAGTTCCTAGTTAAGATAGAATTAAGACAACGGCAAAGGAACAATGGTGACACAACAAAAAACTGAAGGTGATCTTTACTGACGAATTAAGCACAGTTGGGGTATTAATTCTGAAGGCAAGACTGTTCTCATTTTCCATTAGACAGAAAAGAGAGACAAAATAACTCTACAGGCTCAGGGTCACACTTACCTCTTCCTCCATTGAAGCCAACGACTTAGCTTCATCACAGCCTGCCATCTCCTGTACTCCTCTCTCTGTCTTCTCTGCAAGAAACAACACCACAACTTTCAGTTCCTGACTAAAAACATAAAAGATTAAACAAGATGGTGAAGCATTTTGGCCTGAAAAGGAGAAGGAAACAAGTGCAGGAACTTCTTGCAGAGGTACACAAATGCTGTAAGAGATGAAAATTTCAAGCTTTGGGTGATTAAGAGAGACAAAGAGTTAACCTTGTGTGCTCCTTCGTCAGGGAAGATGGAGAGGAGGTTATGAAAGGCAAGGAGAAATGAAGTGTGGGCAGAGCTGAACCTGATATTTATAGAGAGCTTGTACGGGAAACCAACGAAGGCCCGGTGCACAAGATACATGCTTACTGTATGTTAGTACAAGATATGCATATATTACTCACGTTTCTAATCCAGACAAAAGTATCTTTTCTTTATGACGCTAGGAGCAAATCTAAAGCTGGCACTATTCCTCAATCAATGGATAGATAGGGAAGTCATCACACATCCCATCCAAAAGTTTGAGTTGATGAATAGGGGCGGAAAATTCACTATATACTTTAAGCAAGCTGCAAGCCTAATATATATGTGCAAGTTTTATAGGGTTTTAGGTGTGAAATACTCCTTTCGTCATAAAATATAGACGACATGGAGGGTCTATAAGTTaattctactccctctgtcccataatataagggattttgagtttttgtttgtaccgtttgaccacttgtcttatttaaaaaaattagaattatttttttttgtgacttactttattatccaaagtact
Coding sequences:
- the LOC4332591 gene encoding uncharacterized protein gives rise to the protein MAGCDEAKSLASMEEEACIEKKYGGIAPKKPLISKDHERAYFDSADWVLGKQAANSNGSKAAVETLKPKLKRTPHHQLPPRKPTCASS